A single Longimicrobium sp. DNA region contains:
- a CDS encoding YncE family protein — translation MRHTALAAALAAALCAPVALTAQPERTYYVWVASEAVDRLSLVRFGPGGARVEREVGIGRNVMDPEGPHGVDVSPDGRRLYVSTGHGTPFGDLWAFNAAGDSVLGSVTLGDFPATLQVSPDGAYAYVVNFNLHGEHVPSSLSVVSTDPLVEVARIPTCTMPHGSRLSADGTRHYSACMMDDLLVEVDTRTLGVARHFRLTRGAEAGMQGPVAPRASGGAPADHGGHGMATPAPGGSACSPTWAQPSPDGTKVWVACNRSSEIVEVDVASWRMVRRIPAGDGVYNLAVTGDGALLVATNKRGQSVSVFDTRTGRELARIPTLRRVVHGAAISPDDRYAFISVEGVGSEPGTVEVIDLRARRRVAAVDVGQMAGGIDVWKMEP, via the coding sequence ATGCGCCACACGGCGCTGGCGGCGGCGCTCGCGGCGGCCCTCTGCGCCCCCGTTGCCCTCACCGCCCAGCCGGAGCGCACCTACTACGTGTGGGTGGCGAGCGAGGCGGTGGACCGGCTGTCGCTGGTGCGCTTCGGGCCCGGCGGCGCCAGGGTGGAGCGGGAGGTGGGGATCGGCAGGAACGTGATGGACCCCGAGGGGCCGCACGGGGTGGACGTTTCGCCCGACGGGCGGCGGCTGTACGTCTCCACCGGCCACGGAACGCCCTTCGGCGACCTGTGGGCCTTCAACGCCGCCGGCGACAGCGTCCTGGGATCGGTGACGCTCGGGGATTTTCCCGCCACCCTGCAGGTGAGCCCCGACGGCGCGTACGCGTACGTGGTGAACTTCAACCTGCACGGCGAGCACGTTCCCTCCTCGCTGAGCGTGGTGAGCACGGACCCGCTGGTGGAGGTGGCGCGCATTCCCACCTGCACCATGCCGCACGGCAGCCGCCTGAGCGCGGACGGCACGCGCCACTACTCCGCGTGCATGATGGACGACCTGCTGGTGGAGGTGGATACCCGCACGCTCGGCGTCGCGCGCCACTTCCGGCTGACCCGCGGCGCGGAGGCGGGAATGCAGGGCCCCGTCGCGCCGAGAGCCTCCGGCGGCGCCCCGGCGGACCACGGGGGGCACGGGATGGCCACGCCGGCCCCGGGCGGCTCCGCCTGCTCGCCGACCTGGGCGCAGCCGTCGCCGGACGGAACGAAGGTCTGGGTGGCGTGCAACCGCAGCAGCGAGATCGTGGAGGTGGATGTCGCTTCCTGGCGCATGGTGCGGCGCATCCCCGCGGGGGACGGGGTCTACAACCTCGCCGTCACCGGCGACGGGGCGCTGCTGGTGGCCACGAACAAGCGCGGGCAAAGCGTGTCGGTGTTCGACACGCGGACGGGGCGCGAGCTGGCCCGCATTCCCACCCTGCGGCGGGTGGTGCACGGCGCGGCCATCTCGCCGGACGACCGCTACGCGTTCATTTCCGTGGAGGGGGTGGGGTCCGAGCCGGGAACGGTGGAGGTGATCGAC